One Nonomuraea angiospora DNA segment encodes these proteins:
- a CDS encoding serine/threonine-protein kinase yields MSKLGKIGPYTLVERLGRGGMGEVYLATTRRGESVALKVLHDLAEDETSRVRLEREVRALRRVESPYVAKVLDADLSCARPYLVMEYIQGATLLDRVRQSGALDVADLVDLAQGIAAALAIIHAAGVVHRDLKPGNIIMGSEGPVLIDFGIAQVLDATRLTMTGTFLGTPGYTAPEIFADEQVDSPADIHAWAATVAFAATGRPAFGRGTAEAQMYAVLNGQADLKGVPVELLPLVRAALNREPGKRPTAALLADRLSRLARATSAAEPETAAGPSEEAKTGRATPEEKSARSRANTDSKVPAPRTRANPDTKGSAVRADGKGAAARSRTGTDGKGAAVRSRAEVPAPRGRTGAADGKSALARSKMTAAPRQRAAAAVRSRPQVRRKAGLRAESATTLPAGNGALLMLAVLAVPCVVTSVIWPIASIAITTVFVVLTRTLWMSHWLVRNRSSRRTRVALRVLLFPVALVGAAATAGVWPGVPVALASGGALWVTGGGVIDSDWWQQPAPVTVAGVVFGMLCGGFAGREIERIGHRLPDLRREGLRALAVLGGFVALCAAAVRAIALLL; encoded by the coding sequence GTGAGCAAGCTCGGCAAAATCGGGCCGTACACCCTGGTCGAGCGGCTCGGTCGGGGCGGCATGGGCGAGGTCTACCTCGCGACCACCCGCCGGGGCGAGAGCGTCGCTCTCAAGGTCCTGCACGACCTGGCCGAGGATGAGACCTCCCGTGTCCGGCTGGAGCGCGAGGTCCGGGCGCTGCGCAGGGTCGAGAGCCCGTACGTGGCCAAGGTGCTCGACGCCGACCTGAGCTGTGCCCGCCCGTACCTGGTCATGGAGTACATCCAGGGCGCCACGCTCCTCGACCGCGTACGCCAGAGCGGCGCGCTCGACGTCGCCGACCTGGTGGACCTGGCGCAGGGCATCGCCGCGGCCCTGGCGATCATTCACGCGGCCGGGGTCGTGCACCGGGACCTCAAGCCGGGCAACATCATCATGGGCTCCGAGGGGCCCGTGCTCATCGACTTCGGCATCGCGCAGGTGCTCGACGCGACCCGGCTCACCATGACCGGCACGTTCCTCGGCACGCCCGGCTACACCGCGCCGGAGATCTTCGCCGACGAGCAGGTCGACTCGCCCGCCGACATACACGCCTGGGCGGCGACGGTGGCGTTCGCGGCGACGGGGCGGCCGGCGTTCGGGCGGGGGACGGCCGAGGCGCAGATGTACGCGGTGCTGAACGGGCAGGCCGACCTCAAGGGCGTGCCCGTGGAGCTGCTGCCGCTGGTACGCGCCGCGCTCAACAGGGAGCCCGGCAAGCGCCCCACGGCGGCGTTGCTGGCCGATCGGCTGTCGCGGCTGGCCAGAGCCACCAGCGCGGCCGAGCCGGAGACCGCCGCCGGGCCCTCGGAGGAGGCCAAGACGGGCCGCGCCACCCCCGAGGAGAAATCCGCCCGGAGTCGGGCGAACACCGACAGTAAGGTGCCCGCGCCGCGCACCCGGGCGAACCCCGACACGAAGGGCTCGGCCGTCCGCGCCGACGGCAAGGGCGCCGCGGCGCGCAGCCGTACCGGCACCGATGGGAAGGGCGCCGCGGTGCGCAGCCGCGCCGAGGTGCCCGCGCCGCGCGGGCGCACGGGCGCGGCGGACGGGAAGTCCGCTCTCGCGCGCTCCAAAATGACCGCCGCGCCGCGCCAGCGCGCGGCGGCGGCCGTGCGGAGCCGGCCTCAGGTGCGCAGGAAGGCCGGGCTCAGGGCGGAGTCGGCCACCACGCTGCCCGCGGGCAACGGCGCCCTGCTGATGCTGGCCGTGCTCGCCGTGCCGTGCGTGGTGACCTCGGTGATCTGGCCGATCGCCTCCATCGCCATCACCACGGTGTTCGTGGTGCTGACCAGGACGCTCTGGATGAGCCACTGGCTGGTCAGAAACCGCAGCTCGCGACGTACGCGGGTGGCGCTGCGCGTGCTGCTCTTCCCGGTCGCCCTGGTCGGGGCGGCCGCCACCGCCGGCGTGTGGCCGGGCGTGCCGGTCGCGCTGGCCTCGGGCGGCGCGCTCTGGGTGACCGGCGGCGGAGTGATCGACTCCGACTGGTGGCAGCAGCCCGCGCCCGTGACGGTGGCGGGCGTGGTGTTCGGGATGCTGTGCGGAGGCTTCGCCGGGCGCGAGATCGAGCGGATCGGGCATCGGCTGCCCGATCTGCGTCGGGAAGGGCTACGCGCACTGGCCGTGCTGGGCGGGTTCGTCGCCCTGTGCGCGGCCGCCGTGCGCGCCATCGCTCTCCTGCTCTGA
- the proB gene encoding glutamate 5-kinase, with protein MREQISSASKVVVKVGSSSLTTPQGTIDVDRVDALVDVLAARRRTGTQIVLVSSGAIAAGLGPLGLTARPRDLATQQAAASVGQGVLVARYTSSFARYSLRVGQVLLTADDMMRRAHHANAQRTLARLLELGIVPIVNENDTVATDEIRFGDNDRLAALVAHLIHADALVLLSDVDALYDGPPSRSGSQRLSEIRGPEDLVGVELGKNGAAVGTGGMVTKVQAARIATGAGVPVVLTAAAHAAQALGGADVGTYFHPGGRHPGTRLLWLAHATTGRGRLHLDQGAVEAIVGRRKSLLPAGVTSVEGEFAAGDPVDLCGPQGGVVARGLVNFDATEIPGLLGRSTRELASALGPEYERELIHRDDIVILEAHN; from the coding sequence GTGCGGGAACAGATCAGCTCAGCGTCGAAGGTCGTTGTCAAGGTCGGCTCCTCCTCGCTCACCACCCCCCAGGGCACGATCGACGTCGATCGGGTCGACGCCCTTGTGGACGTGCTGGCGGCGCGGCGCCGTACGGGGACCCAGATCGTCCTGGTCTCCTCCGGGGCGATCGCGGCGGGCCTCGGCCCGCTCGGGCTGACCGCGCGACCACGCGACCTGGCCACCCAGCAGGCGGCGGCGTCCGTCGGGCAGGGTGTGCTCGTCGCCCGCTACACCTCCTCCTTCGCCCGCTACTCCCTGCGCGTGGGCCAGGTGCTGCTGACCGCCGACGACATGATGCGGCGCGCCCACCACGCCAACGCCCAGCGCACGCTCGCGCGCCTGCTGGAGCTGGGCATCGTGCCCATCGTCAACGAGAACGACACCGTGGCCACCGACGAGATCCGCTTCGGCGACAACGACCGGCTGGCGGCCCTGGTGGCGCACCTGATCCACGCCGACGCGCTCGTGCTGCTGTCGGACGTCGACGCCCTGTACGACGGCCCGCCGAGCCGCAGCGGCTCCCAGCGCCTGTCGGAGATCCGCGGGCCGGAAGACCTGGTCGGCGTCGAGCTCGGGAAGAACGGCGCGGCGGTGGGCACCGGCGGCATGGTGACCAAGGTGCAGGCCGCCAGGATCGCCACGGGGGCGGGAGTTCCCGTGGTGCTCACGGCGGCCGCTCACGCCGCCCAGGCGCTCGGTGGAGCCGACGTCGGAACCTATTTCCACCCGGGGGGCCGCCACCCCGGCACGCGGCTGCTGTGGCTCGCGCACGCCACCACCGGGCGCGGCCGCCTCCACCTCGACCAGGGGGCGGTGGAGGCCATCGTGGGGCGGCGCAAGTCGCTGCTGCCCGCGGGGGTGACGTCCGTGGAGGGTGAGTTCGCGGCGGGCGATCCGGTGGATCTGTGCGGGCCTCAGGGGGGCGTGGTGGCTCGGGGGCTGGTCAACTTCGACGCCACCGAGATCCCGGGGCTGCTCGGCCGCTCCACCAGGGAGTTGGCGAGCGCCCTTGGTCCGGAATATGAGCGTGAGCTGATCCACCGTGACGACATCGTCATACTGGAAGCCCACAACTAG
- the obgE gene encoding GTPase ObgE: MPDFVDQVVLHIGAGDGGNGCASIHREKFKPLGGPDGGNGGRGGDVVLEVDPNTATLLEYHRRPHRKAENGKQGQGSNRDGANGADVILPVPNGTVVKNASTGEVLVDLVGVGTRYVIAEGGHGGLGNAALATTKRKAPGFALLGEPGDALDVMLELKSVADVALVGFPSAGKSSLIAALSAAKPKIADYPFTTLIPNLGVVTAGETVFTVADVPGLIPGASQGKGLGHEFLRHVERCDMLVHVIDCATMEPGRDPITDYEVIESELHAYGKLEDRPRLVVLNKADVPDARELAELVTPEFEARGLRVFTISAATHDGLRELTYAMGEWVAAARAQKPIEEPTRLVIRPKQLGDTGFRVRRVNENLFQITGEKPERWIRQTDFSNDEAVGYLADRLERLGVEAELAKAGATAGAEVVIGPMEGGYVFDWQPTLSAESVRQGPRGSDNRLV, from the coding sequence GTGCCGGACTTTGTGGACCAGGTGGTCCTTCATATCGGCGCCGGTGATGGGGGGAACGGGTGCGCCTCCATCCATCGGGAGAAGTTCAAGCCGCTCGGCGGCCCCGACGGCGGCAACGGCGGCCGGGGCGGTGACGTCGTCCTCGAGGTCGACCCCAACACGGCGACGCTGCTCGAATACCACCGCCGGCCGCACCGCAAGGCCGAGAACGGCAAGCAGGGGCAGGGCTCCAACCGGGACGGGGCCAACGGCGCGGACGTGATCCTGCCCGTGCCCAACGGCACCGTGGTGAAGAACGCCTCCACGGGTGAGGTGCTGGTCGACCTCGTGGGCGTCGGCACGCGGTACGTCATCGCCGAGGGCGGGCACGGCGGCCTGGGTAACGCCGCCCTCGCCACGACCAAGCGGAAGGCGCCCGGGTTCGCGCTGCTCGGGGAGCCCGGGGACGCGCTCGACGTCATGCTGGAGCTCAAGAGCGTGGCGGACGTGGCGCTGGTCGGGTTCCCGAGCGCCGGCAAGTCCTCGCTGATCGCCGCCCTGAGCGCGGCCAAGCCCAAGATCGCGGATTACCCGTTCACGACCTTGATCCCCAACCTGGGGGTGGTGACCGCGGGGGAGACCGTGTTCACCGTCGCCGACGTGCCCGGCCTGATCCCCGGGGCCTCGCAGGGGAAGGGGCTCGGGCACGAGTTCCTGCGCCACGTCGAGCGCTGCGACATGCTCGTGCACGTCATCGACTGCGCCACCATGGAGCCCGGGCGCGACCCGATCACGGACTACGAGGTCATCGAGTCGGAGCTGCACGCGTACGGGAAGCTGGAGGACCGGCCCCGGCTGGTCGTGCTGAACAAGGCGGACGTGCCCGACGCGCGGGAGCTGGCCGAGCTGGTCACGCCCGAGTTCGAGGCGCGGGGGCTGCGGGTGTTCACGATCTCCGCGGCCACGCACGACGGGCTGCGGGAGCTCACGTACGCGATGGGCGAATGGGTCGCCGCGGCCAGGGCCCAGAAGCCGATCGAGGAGCCCACCAGGCTGGTCATCAGGCCCAAGCAGCTCGGCGACACCGGGTTCCGGGTGCGGCGGGTCAACGAGAACCTGTTCCAGATCACGGGCGAGAAGCCGGAGCGGTGGATCAGGCAGACGGACTTCAGCAACGACGAGGCCGTGGGATACCTCGCCGACCGGCTCGAACGGCTCGGCGTGGAGGCGGAGCTGGCCAAGGCCGGCGCCACCGCCGGCGCCGAGGTGGTCATCGGGCCGATGGAGGGCGGCTACGTCTTCGACTGGCAGCCCACGCTCAGCGCCGAGTCCGTACGGCAGGGCCCGCGAGGGTCCGACAACCGCCTCGTATAG
- the rpmA gene encoding 50S ribosomal protein L27, with amino-acid sequence MAHKKGASSTRNGRDSNAQRLGVKRFGGQLVNAGEIIVRQRGTHFHPGDNVGRGGDDTLFALAAGHVQFGVKRGRRAVSIVPVAE; translated from the coding sequence ATGGCACACAAGAAGGGCGCGTCGTCCACCCGGAACGGTCGTGACTCCAACGCTCAGCGCCTGGGCGTCAAGCGCTTCGGCGGCCAGCTGGTCAACGCGGGCGAGATCATCGTCCGTCAGCGTGGCACCCACTTCCACCCCGGCGACAACGTGGGGCGTGGCGGCGATGACACGCTGTTCGCGCTGGCGGCCGGTCACGTGCAGTTCGGTGTCAAGCGCGGCCGGCGGGCCGTGAGCATCGTTCCCGTCGCGGAGTAG
- the rplU gene encoding 50S ribosomal protein L21 — protein sequence MYAIVRCGGRQQKVSVGDVLEVDKVAGEVGSSVSLPTVLVVNDGDVTTEAGKFTVSAEILGETKGPKIRILKYKNKTGYKKRQGHRQRYTQVKITGIDQA from the coding sequence GTGTACGCGATCGTTCGTTGCGGCGGCAGGCAGCAGAAGGTCTCCGTCGGTGACGTCCTCGAGGTGGACAAGGTCGCCGGCGAGGTCGGCTCTTCGGTTTCGCTGCCGACGGTGCTCGTCGTCAACGACGGCGATGTGACCACGGAGGCGGGCAAGTTCACGGTCAGCGCCGAGATCCTCGGCGAGACCAAGGGCCCGAAGATCCGGATCCTCAAGTACAAGAACAAGACCGGTTACAAGAAGCGCCAGGGTCACCGTCAGCGGTACACCCAGGTCAAGATCACCGGTATCGACCAGGCCTGA
- a CDS encoding Rne/Rng family ribonuclease: MLENEPNAGAIGPDGETIEQPEVTPRRRSASRPAGPPPEPEEPVHVPVTTVAAQAAPSVADVQPVQSTAAQRAAGEPAPEIISAAPAPEAAAAAAPESPVEAAAPESPVEAAAAEAVAEAVEEKPKRTTRTRSTATTTRRRTTKKAAEAEAEAASPVEEPAAEAAEPVKRRRTRKKAEEAVEEAVAGAVGAVADSEKAAASEGPAATTTPSAGTAPAAGAQATAEAARAGGAEAARAGGAQAARADGGQADAERAGDAQAAEDEDILEILPDNEPLDDEPAGEDLDEEPVRPSLLSDPFGFAARTPAEPGTAFQRPAAIFAPLFQAPDPSQAKPAVTRRAEAPQPAPEPEEIEEPVDESAVEDETDLDTSDEQEEEEGAGRRRRRRRGGRGRGKSRERDEGEEGEEQDEESEEEQADEGANDEESSTSRRRRRRRRRGSDEGAEPASDDPPNTVVRIRAPRAGRSSTLETATDGVQSVRGSTRLEAKKQRRREGRELGRRRPPIITESEFLARRESVDRMMVVRRHGDRTQIAVLEDGVLVEHYVNREASQSYVGNVYLGKVQNVLPSMEAAFVDIGKGRNAVLYAGEVNFDTAGLEGQPKRIESALKSGQSVLVQVTKDPIGHKGARLTSQISLPGRYLVYVPDGSMTGISRKLPDKERTRLKSILKKVMPENAGVIVRTAAEGASEDELARDVARLSAQWESIQKKAKSASPPELLSAEPDLTIRVVRDVFNEDFTSLIVQGADAWDTVDDYVKYVAPHLGERLARWDGDQGDVFEHYRIDEQLGKALERKVWLPSGGSLVIDRTEAMTVVDVNTGKFTGQGGNLEETVTRNNLEAAEEIVRQLRLRDIGGIIVIDFIDMVLESNRDLVLRRLLECLARDRTKHQVAEVTSLGLVQMTRKRVGQGLLEAFSTPCECCNGRGLLVSTEPVEPKPEPRGTQGKMAIEKAVSDKVSAAKDTSSRDTVTGALEDVPAEDDQASQTSGRGRRRSRRAKSAE; encoded by the coding sequence ATGCTCGAGAACGAGCCCAACGCCGGGGCCATTGGCCCTGACGGGGAGACAATTGAACAGCCCGAGGTGACCCCACGTCGCCGCTCCGCCAGCCGCCCGGCGGGTCCGCCGCCGGAGCCGGAGGAGCCTGTCCACGTTCCGGTCACCACTGTCGCGGCGCAGGCCGCGCCGTCCGTGGCTGACGTACAACCGGTGCAGAGCACCGCCGCGCAGCGCGCGGCGGGAGAGCCCGCGCCCGAGATCATCTCCGCCGCGCCCGCGCCGGAGGCCGCTGCGGCGGCCGCGCCGGAGAGCCCGGTCGAGGCGGCCGCGCCGGAGAGCCCGGTCGAGGCGGCCGCGGCCGAGGCCGTCGCTGAGGCGGTCGAGGAGAAGCCCAAGAGGACCACGCGGACCCGGTCCACCGCCACGACGACGCGGCGCCGCACGACGAAGAAGGCCGCCGAGGCCGAGGCGGAGGCCGCCTCCCCCGTGGAGGAGCCGGCCGCCGAGGCCGCCGAGCCGGTGAAGCGGCGCAGGACGCGCAAGAAGGCGGAAGAGGCCGTCGAGGAGGCCGTCGCAGGCGCTGTGGGGGCGGTGGCCGACTCCGAGAAGGCCGCCGCGAGCGAGGGCCCGGCCGCGACGACCACGCCGAGCGCCGGGACGGCACCCGCCGCCGGCGCCCAGGCGACCGCCGAGGCCGCACGCGCCGGTGGTGCTGAGGCTGCACGCGCCGGTGGCGCCCAGGCGGCCCGTGCCGACGGTGGGCAGGCCGACGCCGAGCGCGCCGGTGATGCCCAGGCGGCCGAGGATGAGGACATCCTGGAGATCCTGCCCGACAACGAGCCCCTGGACGACGAGCCTGCCGGCGAGGACCTCGACGAGGAGCCCGTACGGCCGAGCCTGCTGTCCGACCCGTTCGGGTTCGCCGCGCGCACGCCGGCCGAGCCCGGCACCGCGTTCCAGCGGCCGGCGGCGATCTTCGCGCCGCTGTTCCAGGCGCCCGACCCCAGCCAGGCCAAGCCCGCCGTCACCCGGCGGGCCGAGGCGCCGCAGCCCGCTCCTGAGCCCGAGGAGATCGAGGAGCCGGTCGACGAGTCCGCGGTAGAGGACGAGACCGACCTCGACACCTCCGACGAGCAGGAGGAGGAAGAGGGCGCGGGCCGTCGTCGCCGCCGCAGGCGGGGCGGCCGGGGCCGCGGCAAGTCGCGCGAGCGTGACGAGGGCGAGGAAGGCGAGGAGCAGGACGAGGAGTCCGAGGAGGAGCAGGCCGACGAGGGCGCCAACGACGAGGAGTCCTCCACCTCGCGCCGCCGCCGTCGCCGTCGCCGCCGGGGCTCCGACGAGGGCGCCGAGCCGGCCAGCGACGACCCGCCGAACACGGTGGTGCGCATCCGCGCGCCGCGCGCGGGCCGCAGCAGCACGCTGGAGACCGCGACCGACGGCGTGCAGAGCGTGCGCGGCTCCACCCGGCTGGAGGCCAAGAAGCAGCGCCGCCGCGAGGGGCGCGAGCTGGGGCGCAGGCGTCCGCCGATCATCACGGAGTCGGAGTTCCTGGCCCGCCGCGAGTCCGTCGACCGGATGATGGTGGTGCGCCGCCACGGCGACCGTACGCAGATCGCGGTCCTGGAGGACGGCGTGCTCGTCGAGCACTACGTCAACCGCGAGGCCAGCCAGTCCTACGTCGGCAACGTCTACCTCGGCAAGGTCCAGAACGTGCTGCCCTCGATGGAGGCGGCGTTCGTGGACATCGGCAAGGGCAGGAACGCCGTCCTGTACGCCGGAGAGGTCAACTTCGACACCGCCGGGCTGGAGGGCCAGCCCAAGCGCATCGAGTCGGCGCTGAAGTCGGGCCAGTCGGTGCTCGTACAGGTCACGAAGGACCCGATCGGGCACAAGGGCGCCCGGCTCACGTCCCAGATCAGCCTGCCCGGGCGATACCTCGTCTACGTGCCGGACGGGTCGATGACCGGCATCAGCCGCAAGCTGCCCGACAAGGAGCGCACGCGGCTCAAGAGCATCCTGAAGAAGGTCATGCCGGAGAACGCCGGCGTGATCGTGCGTACCGCCGCGGAGGGCGCCTCCGAGGACGAACTGGCGCGCGACGTGGCCCGCCTGTCCGCCCAGTGGGAGAGCATCCAGAAGAAGGCCAAGTCGGCCAGCCCGCCCGAGCTGCTGTCCGCCGAGCCCGATCTCACGATCCGGGTCGTGCGCGACGTCTTCAACGAGGACTTCACCTCGCTGATCGTGCAGGGCGCCGACGCCTGGGACACGGTGGACGACTACGTCAAGTACGTCGCCCCGCACCTGGGCGAGCGCCTGGCGCGGTGGGACGGCGACCAGGGCGACGTGTTCGAGCACTACCGGATCGACGAGCAGCTCGGCAAGGCGCTCGAGCGCAAGGTGTGGCTGCCCAGCGGCGGCTCGCTGGTGATCGACCGTACCGAGGCGATGACCGTCGTCGACGTCAACACCGGCAAGTTCACCGGGCAGGGCGGCAACCTCGAGGAGACCGTCACCCGGAACAACCTCGAGGCGGCCGAGGAGATCGTGCGCCAGCTCAGGCTGCGCGACATCGGCGGCATCATCGTGATCGACTTCATCGACATGGTGCTGGAGTCCAACCGTGACCTGGTGCTGCGGCGGCTGCTGGAGTGCCTGGCCCGCGACAGGACCAAGCACCAGGTGGCCGAGGTCACCTCGCTGGGTCTGGTCCAGATGACGCGTAAGCGGGTCGGACAGGGGCTGCTGGAGGCCTTCTCCACGCCGTGCGAGTGCTGCAACGGGCGTGGCCTGCTCGTCTCCACGGAGCCGGTCGAGCCGAAGCCCGAGCCGCGCGGCACGCAGGGGAAGATGGCCATCGAGAAGGCGGTCTCCGACAAGGTTTCCGCGGCCAAGGACACCTCGAGCCGTGATACGGTGACCGGTGCGCTTGAAGACGTCCCGGCTGAGGACGACCAGGCCAGCCAGACTTCCGGCAGAGGGCGGCGACGCTCGCGCCGAGCCAAGTCGGCCGAGTAG
- a CDS encoding TIGR03936 family radical SAM-associated protein, whose amino-acid sequence MRYAKRGRLRFTSHRDISRAVERAVRRAGIPVAYSAGFSPHPKISYAGAAPTGVASEAEYLEIGVTTPCDPEQVRQDLDGSLPPGLDVLDVVAAGPGGLADRLEVSDWEVRLPGADRELAEVAAEKFLAAGTVEVERLTKKGPRRFDAREAVLGLTVSEGTDRTAAQVLGGPCVILRMVVRHMTPAVRPDDVLTGLRLVADFAPPVPPEVTRLAQGPLDASTGALADPLDLDRDTTRGGEAGPASEHVAG is encoded by the coding sequence GTGCGCTACGCCAAGCGCGGCCGCCTGCGCTTCACCAGCCACCGCGACATCTCGCGGGCCGTTGAAAGGGCGGTCCGCCGTGCCGGCATACCGGTGGCCTACAGCGCAGGTTTCTCGCCCCACCCGAAGATCTCCTACGCGGGCGCGGCGCCGACCGGCGTCGCCAGCGAAGCCGAATACCTCGAGATCGGTGTCACCACGCCGTGCGATCCGGAGCAGGTGAGACAGGACCTGGACGGGTCGCTGCCGCCGGGGCTCGATGTGCTCGACGTTGTGGCGGCGGGCCCGGGTGGGCTGGCTGACCGCTTGGAGGTCTCCGACTGGGAGGTGCGGCTGCCCGGTGCCGATCGCGAGCTCGCCGAGGTGGCGGCCGAGAAGTTTCTCGCGGCAGGCACTGTGGAGGTCGAGCGCCTCACCAAGAAGGGCCCCCGTCGCTTTGACGCGCGGGAGGCCGTCCTGGGGCTGACGGTGTCCGAGGGAACAGACAGAACTGCAGCTCAGGTGCTCGGAGGGCCGTGTGTCATACTGCGCATGGTTGTTCGGCACATGACGCCTGCCGTTCGACCCGACGATGTGCTCACAGGGCTGCGCCTTGTGGCCGACTTCGCGCCGCCGGTTCCCCCCGAGGTGACCAGGCTGGCGCAGGGGCCGCTCGACGCCAGCACTGGTGCGCTTGCCGATCCGCTCGACCTGGACCGCGACACCACGCGCGGCGGCGAGGCGGGACCGGCGAGTGAGCACGTCGCCGGTTGA
- a CDS encoding TIGR03960 family B12-binding radical SAM protein: MSVESVFPRLEALLPKVQKPIQYVGGELNSTLKDWDSADVRWALMYPDAYEVGLPNQGVAILYEILNELPGTLAERTYAVWPDLEALMRAEGVPQFTVDAHRPVRAFDVLGVSFSTELGYTNMLNALDLAGIPLMAVDRGEDDPIVLAGGHAAFNPEPIADFLDAAVLGDGEQISIAISEVIREWKAEGKPGGRDELLMRLAESGGVYVPKFYDVDYHPDGRIKRVAPNRADVPWRVHKHTVMDLDEWPYPKKPLVPLAETVHERFSVEIFRGCTRGCRFCQAGMITRPVRERSITTIGAMVENGIKESGFNEVGLLSLSSADHSEIGDVAKGLADRYEGTNTSLSLPSTRVDAFNIDLANEFSRNGRRSGLTFAPEGGSERMRKVINKMVTEEDLIRTVTTAYSQGWRQVKLYFMCGLPTEQDEDVLGIADLAKKVIQAGREATGSRDIRCTVSIGGFVPKPHTPFQWAGQADHETVDRRLKALRDSLRGDKQYGRSIGFRYHDGKPSIVEGLLSRGDRRVGAVIRAVWEDGGRFDGWSEHFSYERWMAAAAKAGVDVDWYTTRERAENEVLPWDHLDAGLDREWLWQDWQEAVSGGEVEDCRWTPCYDCGVCPTMGTEIQIGPTGRKLLPLTVV; this comes from the coding sequence ATGTCTGTCGAGTCGGTGTTCCCCCGCCTGGAAGCGCTGCTGCCCAAGGTGCAGAAGCCCATCCAGTACGTCGGGGGTGAGCTCAACTCGACCCTCAAGGACTGGGACTCCGCCGACGTGCGGTGGGCGCTGATGTATCCGGACGCCTATGAGGTCGGGCTGCCCAACCAGGGTGTGGCGATCCTCTACGAGATCCTCAACGAGCTGCCCGGCACGCTGGCCGAGCGCACCTACGCGGTGTGGCCGGATCTCGAGGCGCTCATGCGGGCCGAGGGAGTCCCGCAGTTCACCGTCGACGCGCACCGGCCGGTGCGCGCCTTCGACGTGCTCGGCGTGTCGTTCTCGACGGAGCTGGGCTACACCAACATGCTCAACGCGCTCGATCTGGCGGGCATCCCGCTGATGGCCGTGGACCGGGGTGAGGACGACCCGATCGTGCTCGCCGGCGGCCACGCGGCCTTCAACCCCGAGCCGATCGCCGACTTCCTCGACGCGGCCGTGCTCGGTGACGGAGAGCAGATCTCCATCGCCATCTCCGAGGTCATCCGCGAGTGGAAGGCCGAGGGCAAACCCGGCGGGCGGGACGAGCTGCTCATGCGGCTCGCCGAGTCCGGCGGGGTATATGTCCCGAAATTTTACGATGTGGACTACCACCCGGACGGTCGCATCAAGCGCGTCGCCCCCAACAGGGCCGACGTGCCGTGGCGGGTGCACAAGCACACCGTGATGGACCTCGACGAGTGGCCCTACCCGAAGAAGCCGCTGGTCCCGCTGGCCGAGACCGTGCACGAGCGGTTCAGCGTGGAGATCTTCCGCGGCTGCACCCGGGGCTGCAGGTTCTGCCAGGCGGGCATGATCACGCGCCCGGTGCGGGAGCGCTCGATCACCACGATCGGGGCGATGGTCGAAAACGGCATCAAGGAGTCCGGCTTCAACGAGGTCGGCCTGCTGTCGCTGTCGTCGGCCGACCACTCCGAGATCGGCGACGTCGCCAAGGGCCTGGCCGACCGCTACGAGGGCACCAACACCTCGCTCTCGCTGCCGTCCACCAGGGTCGACGCGTTCAACATCGATCTGGCCAACGAGTTCTCCAGGAACGGCAGGCGATCCGGCCTGACGTTCGCCCCGGAGGGCGGCTCCGAGCGCATGCGCAAGGTGATCAACAAGATGGTCACCGAGGAAGACCTGATCCGCACCGTCACCACGGCCTATTCGCAGGGGTGGCGGCAGGTCAAGCTCTACTTCATGTGCGGCCTGCCCACCGAGCAGGACGAAGACGTGCTGGGCATCGCCGACCTGGCCAAGAAGGTCATCCAGGCGGGCCGCGAGGCGACCGGCAGCCGCGACATCCGCTGCACGGTCTCCATCGGCGGCTTCGTGCCCAAGCCGCACACGCCGTTCCAGTGGGCCGGGCAGGCCGACCACGAGACCGTCGACCGACGGCTCAAGGCGCTGCGCGACTCGCTCAGAGGCGACAAGCAGTACGGCAGATCCATCGGCTTCCGCTACCACGACGGCAAGCCCTCGATCGTGGAGGGCCTGCTCTCGCGCGGCGACCGCCGGGTCGGCGCCGTGATCCGCGCCGTCTGGGAGGACGGCGGCAGGTTCGACGGCTGGAGCGAGCACTTCTCCTACGAGCGCTGGATGGCGGCCGCCGCGAAGGCGGGCGTCGACGTCGACTGGTACACCACGCGCGAGCGGGCGGAGAACGAGGTCCTGCCGTGGGACCACCTCGACGCCGGGCTCGACCGTGAGTGGCTCTGGCAGGACTGGCAGGAGGCCGTCTCCGGCGGCGAGGTCGAAGACTGCCGCTGGACTCCTTGCTACGACTGCGGGGTCTGCCCGACGATGGGCACGGAAATTCAAATCGGCCCCACGGGGCGAAAACTCCTTCCTCTGACGGTGGTCTAG